A single Lolium perenne isolate Kyuss_39 chromosome 6, Kyuss_2.0, whole genome shotgun sequence DNA region contains:
- the LOC127305431 gene encoding casein kinase 1-like protein 10: protein MDHIVGGKFKLGKKIGSGSFGELFLAVNAQTGEEVAVKLENVKTKHPQLHYESKLYMLLQGGTGIPHLKWFGVEGEYNVMVIDLLGPSLEDLFNYCSRKFSLKTVLMLADQMINRVEYMHQKGFLHRDIKPDNFLMGLGRKANQVYIIDYGLAKKFRDLQTHKHIPYRENKNLTGTARYASVNTHLGVEQSRRDDLESLGYVLMYFLRGSLPWQGLKAGTKKQKYDKISEKKMLTPVEVLCKSYPSEFISYFHYCRSLRFEDKPDYSYLKRLFRDLFIREGYQFDYVFDWTILKYPQIGSNPRMRATERTSGATAGPSIEKIEKPPAEASARRNPSASLNQSGDNYATRPRETVSMSLKEIMHSTDRSGERTTERTAERPRSSSRTGSASRRAVASSSRPASSMEPSEQQYNRTSRLFSTSNNSGSRPTSAQRVNPGVGESRATSLSRAAVARGSRDEPLHRSLELLSLGGVKRK from the exons ATGGATCACATCGTCGGCGGCAAGTTCAAGCTTGGCAAGAAGATCGGGAGCGGATCCTTCGGGGAGCTCTTCCTCG CCGTGAATGCGCAGACCGGAGAGGAGGTCGCCGTCAAATTG GAAAACGTCAAGACGAAGCACCCGCAGCTCCATTACGAGTCCAAGCTCTACATGCTGCTCCAAGGAGGAA CTGGCATTCCACACTTGAAGTGGTTTGGCGTGGAGGGGGAGTATAATGTGATGGTGATTGATCTTCTTGGACCTAGCCTCGAGGACCTGTTCAACTACTGCAGTAGGAAGTTCTCGTTGAAGACCGTGCTGATGCTCGCTGATCAGATG ATTAACCGTGTCGAGTACATGCATCAAAAGGGGTTTCTTCACCGTGATATCAAGCCTGATAATTTCCTTATGGGGCTTGGTAGGAAAGCCAATCAG GTATATATAATAGATTATGGACTTGCAAAGAAGTTTAGGGACCTTCAGACTCACAAGCACATCCCCTACAG GGAGAACAAGAATCTCACCGGAACTGCACGCTATGCTAGTGTCAATACCCACCTTGGTGTTG AGCAAAGCAGGAGAGATGATTTGGAATCTCTTGGTTATGTCCTTATGTACTTCCTCAGAGGCAG CCTACCATGGCAGGGGCTGAAAGCGGGCACTAAGAAGCAGAAATATGACAAAATTAGCGAGAAAAAGATGCTTACCCCAGTGGAG GTACTCTGCAAGTCATACCCATCAGAATTTATTTCTTACTTTCACTACTGTCGATCATTGCGGTTTGAAGACAAGCCAGACTATTCATACCTGAAGAGACTATTCCGTGATCTCTTCATCCGAGAAG GATACCAATTTGATTATGTATTTGACTGGACCATTTTGAAATATCCCCAGATTGGCTCCAATCCACGGATGAGG GCAACTGAAAGGACTAGTGGAGCTACTGCTGGACCTTCTATTGAGAAGATAGAGAAGCCCCCAG CcgaagcatctgctcgaaggaatCCTAGTGCTTCTCTGAATCAGAGCGGTGACAACTATGCAACACGACCACGCGAAACTGTATCGATGTCACTAAAGGAGATT ATGCACAGCACAGACCGTTCTGGCGAAAGGACCACCGAAAGGACTGCGGAGAGACCTCGTTCGTCCTCTCGTACAGGCAGTGCATCCAGGAGAGCAGTTGCGTCAAGCAGCAGGCCAGCCTCATCAATGGAACCAAGCGAGCAGCAATATAACCGGACAAGCCGGCTGTTCTCTACTAGCAATAACAGCGGCAGCCGCCCAACCAGTGCCCAGAGAGTCAATCCAGGTGTGGGCGAGTCGAGGGCCACTTCCCTTTCACGGGCAGCAGTCGCGAGAGGGTCCCGCGATGAGCCCCTCCACCGCAGCCTCGAGCTCCTATCCCTTGGCGGAGTTAAGAGAAAATAA